The Bacteroidota bacterium genome contains a region encoding:
- a CDS encoding DUF3575 domain-containing protein — protein MKPIVPSRFQFKANVAIPSLVGNKALRASFRGVYEGTANLQLRLFNGVYLGAHGSYTGFKISPEKIANLNSECRTAGAGLNLGYEKFSMPRVMWYVNFASGYNWINYFRVQCPDSIAPELHHLAWSYRPSAGFCYYSDDNFSLGLSVAYTFLMNEFDPTSICLDKFKAYKKDDSKGYTNYFSIGVTLNFNLRKDMFNGNGSSESDGEEDN, from the coding sequence ATGAAACCAATTGTGCCATCCCGTTTTCAGTTTAAAGCCAATGTGGCTATCCCTAGTTTAGTTGGCAACAAAGCTTTACGTGCCAGCTTTAGAGGTGTTTACGAAGGTACCGCTAATTTGCAACTGCGGTTATTTAACGGTGTTTACTTGGGTGCACATGGCTCATATACCGGTTTTAAAATATCGCCCGAAAAAATTGCCAATTTAAATTCCGAATGTCGCACCGCGGGAGCCGGACTGAATTTAGGCTACGAAAAATTTAGTATGCCGCGTGTGATGTGGTATGTAAATTTTGCTTCAGGATACAATTGGATAAATTATTTTAGGGTGCAATGCCCCGATAGTATTGCCCCAGAGCTCCACCATTTGGCCTGGAGTTACAGACCTAGTGCCGGTTTTTGCTATTATTCCGATGATAATTTCTCACTTGGATTATCGGTTGCCTATACTTTTTTAATGAATGAATTTGATCCAACAAGCATTTGCTTGGATAAGTTTAAAGCATACAAAAAAGACGATTCAAAAGGATACACGAATTATTTTTCGATTGGAGTAACGCTTAATTTTAACCTTCGAAAAGATATGTTTAATGGGAATGGAAGCAGTGAGAGTGATGGGGAGGAGGATAATTGA
- a CDS encoding DUF1304 domain-containing protein produces MALISKILISIVALEHLYFLYIEMFAWTTVGKKTFKSFPAHLFEPTKGLAANQGLYNGFLAAGLIWSLCISDVYWSANVAYFFLGCVSVAGIYGAVTVQKTIFYVQALPAILAILATVLNSNM; encoded by the coding sequence ATGGCCTTGATTTCCAAAATTCTGATTTCAATTGTTGCACTGGAACACTTGTATTTTTTATATATCGAAATGTTTGCCTGGACTACCGTTGGAAAAAAAACATTTAAAAGTTTTCCGGCACATCTCTTCGAACCCACTAAAGGTTTGGCCGCAAATCAAGGATTATACAATGGTTTTTTAGCAGCAGGATTAATTTGGTCGCTCTGTATCAGCGATGTGTATTGGTCAGCAAATGTGGCTTATTTTTTCTTAGGATGTGTAAGCGTGGCGGGGATTTACGGTGCAGTTACCGTGCAAAAAACAATTTTTTATGTTCAAGCACTACCGGCAATTCTAGCGATTTTGGCAACAGTACTAAATTCCAATATGTAA
- the coaBC gene encoding bifunctional phosphopantothenoylcysteine decarboxylase/phosphopantothenate--cysteine ligase CoaBC codes for MLRNKKIVLLVTASIAAYKAAVLVRLLIKEGAQVKVILTPQAKDFITPLTLSTLSKNPVLSEFTRGNSGEWNNHVELGLWADVMLVAPASANTIAKMAYGLCDNLALAVYLSAKCPVIIAPAMDLDMYRHPATLANLSTLKKYGNQIIASNYGELASGLVGEGRMAEPEEIRDFVSTYFSKNLPLAGKTALVTAGPTYEAIDAVRFLGNNSSGKMGIAIAEALANQGAQVHLVIGPSALKTENPSIKRTDVVSAEDMWKASESLFKQADIAVLSAAVADFKPKSVQTKKIKKASGFNSIELVETVDILASLGKLKKKHQILVGFALETDNEIENAKLKIKKKNLDFIVLNSLNDKGAGFKHDTNKITIIDAQNKIQKFELKSKQEVAQDIVTKIKAYFKK; via the coding sequence ATGCTTCGAAATAAAAAGATAGTATTACTCGTTACTGCCAGCATAGCTGCTTATAAAGCTGCTGTTTTAGTGCGACTATTAATAAAAGAAGGAGCGCAAGTAAAAGTGATTTTAACACCCCAAGCAAAAGACTTTATCACACCGCTTACTCTATCTACATTATCCAAAAACCCTGTTTTATCAGAATTTACCAGGGGAAATTCCGGTGAATGGAACAACCACGTAGAACTTGGCTTATGGGCTGATGTGATGTTGGTTGCACCTGCGTCGGCGAATACAATTGCAAAAATGGCTTATGGCTTGTGCGACAATTTAGCACTTGCGGTTTACTTATCGGCCAAATGCCCCGTTATTATTGCTCCTGCGATGGATTTAGATATGTATCGACATCCTGCCACGCTAGCCAATTTAAGTACTTTGAAAAAGTATGGAAATCAAATCATTGCAAGCAATTACGGTGAATTAGCAAGTGGTTTGGTAGGTGAAGGACGCATGGCAGAGCCCGAAGAAATTCGCGATTTTGTAAGCACTTATTTTTCGAAAAACCTTCCGCTTGCCGGAAAAACTGCCTTGGTAACCGCCGGACCAACGTATGAAGCCATTGACGCCGTGCGCTTTTTAGGAAATAACAGCAGTGGTAAAATGGGCATTGCCATAGCCGAAGCTTTAGCCAATCAAGGTGCTCAGGTGCATTTAGTAATTGGACCATCTGCTTTAAAAACAGAAAACCCTTCCATTAAAAGAACAGATGTAGTTTCGGCGGAAGACATGTGGAAAGCAAGTGAATCACTTTTTAAACAGGCTGATATTGCAGTGCTATCGGCCGCGGTGGCTGATTTTAAACCTAAATCTGTTCAAACCAAAAAAATAAAAAAAGCAAGTGGATTTAATTCCATTGAACTGGTTGAAACCGTTGATATTTTGGCTTCATTAGGTAAACTCAAAAAGAAACATCAAATTTTAGTTGGCTTTGCTTTGGAGACTGACAATGAAATTGAAAATGCTAAACTAAAAATTAAGAAAAAGAACCTCGATTTTATTGTGCTAAACTCCTTGAATGATAAGGGTGCCGGCTTTAAACACGATACCAATAAAATTACAATAATTGATGCTCAAAATAAAATTCAGAAATTTGAGTTAAAATCGAAGCAGGAAGTTGCCCAAGATATTGTGACAAAAATTAAAGCCTATTTTAAAAAATAA
- a CDS encoding DNA-directed RNA polymerase subunit omega produces MSYKKTAAESSTITRDLRDLDQKTGNIYETLAIIAKRANQISTEMKEELNNKLSEFATSSDNLEEVFENREQIEVSKHYEKLPKPVLIAIQEYAEDKIYSRNPSKEVQQ; encoded by the coding sequence ATGAGTTACAAAAAAACAGCAGCCGAATCGTCAACTATCACGCGTGATTTAAGAGACCTGGATCAAAAAACCGGCAACATTTATGAAACGTTAGCTATCATCGCTAAGCGTGCCAACCAAATCAGCACCGAGATGAAAGAAGAGTTGAACAACAAGTTGAGCGAATTTGCAACCTCCAGTGATAATTTAGAGGAAGTATTCGAAAACCGTGAACAAATAGAGGTTTCGAAACATTATGAAAAACTTCCTAAACCGGTTTTAATTGCCATTCAGGAATATGCTGAGGATAAAATTTATTCTCGCAACCCAAGCAAAGAAGTTCAGCAATAA
- the aroQ gene encoding type II 3-dehydroquinate dehydratase, translating to MHFVIINGPNLNLLGTREQTIYGTQSFESYLTELRNNFSTHQIDYFQSNVEGELINRIQEVGFSANGIILNAGGYTHTSVAIGDAVKAIQSPVIEVHISNIFARESFRHTSFISPNAKGCIVGLGLDGYRLALESFLKI from the coding sequence ATGCATTTTGTCATCATCAACGGTCCTAACTTAAATTTATTAGGCACTCGCGAACAAACTATTTATGGAACACAGAGCTTTGAAAGTTATTTAACGGAATTGCGAAACAACTTTTCGACACATCAAATTGATTATTTTCAGAGCAATGTAGAAGGCGAGTTGATAAATAGAATACAGGAGGTGGGCTTTTCAGCAAATGGAATCATTTTAAATGCAGGTGGCTACACGCACACTTCTGTTGCTATTGGGGATGCTGTGAAAGCAATTCAATCGCCGGTGATTGAGGTGCATATCTCAAATATTTTTGCCCGCGAAAGTTTTAGGCATACCTCCTTTATTTCTCCCAATGCAAAAGGCTGTATTGTTGGTTTGGGTTTGGATGGATATAGATTAGCGCTCGAAAGTTTTTTAAAGATTTAA
- the bamD gene encoding outer membrane protein assembly factor BamD, with product MFKKVALLFFSIALITLASCNKYNRLLKSSDFELKYTKAVEYYGKKNYVKALPLFEELMTVYRGTAKAEQVSYYYAYCNFGLEDYLLASYHLKNFVKTFPNSEYAEEAQFTSAYCYYLDSPVYSLDQENTIKAINEFQLFVNMYPNSARIKDCNDYIDLLRRKLERKAYENATLYFNIEDYKASMQAFRNLLKDFPDNPYREEANFMILKSNYLLAKNSIPEKKQERYKSTIEVYYKFIDNYKDSKYLQEAEIIFESAQKQLSKESKEKQAKS from the coding sequence ATGTTTAAAAAAGTAGCTCTACTTTTCTTTTCAATTGCCCTAATCACTTTAGCTTCGTGTAACAAATACAATCGCTTGCTGAAGAGTTCTGACTTTGAGTTAAAATACACCAAAGCAGTGGAGTATTATGGCAAAAAAAATTACGTGAAAGCGCTTCCTTTATTTGAAGAGTTGATGACTGTGTATCGCGGTACTGCAAAGGCTGAACAAGTGAGCTATTACTACGCGTATTGCAATTTTGGATTGGAAGATTATTTATTGGCCAGTTACCACTTGAAGAATTTTGTAAAAACATTTCCCAACAGTGAGTATGCCGAAGAAGCACAATTTACCAGTGCTTATTGCTATTATTTAGATTCACCGGTGTATAGTTTAGATCAAGAAAATACCATAAAAGCAATTAACGAATTTCAGTTGTTTGTGAACATGTATCCCAACAGCGCGCGTATTAAGGATTGCAACGATTATATTGATTTACTGCGTCGCAAATTAGAGCGTAAAGCCTATGAAAATGCGACTTTATATTTTAACATTGAAGATTATAAAGCATCGATGCAAGCATTTCGAAATTTATTAAAAGATTTTCCGGACAACCCTTATCGGGAAGAAGCTAATTTTATGATATTAAAGTCTAATTATTTATTAGCTAAAAACAGTATCCCCGAAAAGAAACAAGAACGTTATAAATCTACGATTGAAGTTTATTATAAATTCATCGACAACTACAAAGACAGCAAATACCTGCAAGAAGCAGAAATTATTTTTGAGTCTGCGCAAAAACAATTATCAAAAGAATCAAAAGAAAAACAAGCCAAATCATAA
- a CDS encoding DUF4835 family protein encodes MKIKLNKISLVVIALLLCSITSTFAQELNCSITVNSSQISGTDKKIYATMQKSFFEFMNGTKWTNDIFKTEERIECSMLINITERPSVDEFKATMQLQIRRPIYKTSYSSNLLNYMDNEFTFKYVEFQPIEFNESTYSSNLSSMLAFYAYMILGIDYDSFSLSGGQPYFVKAQAITNNAQSSSDKGWKSFEDNKNRYWFIENMMNSNFKLIRHAMYKYHRTGLDLMSSNLEDGRTNILNCIEDLKTTYSVSPNSYLMQVFFNAKADELVNIFTPAFPDQKGKIVTTLNLIDPGNSSKYGKIMGN; translated from the coding sequence ATGAAAATCAAGTTGAATAAAATTTCCCTTGTTGTAATTGCCCTTCTACTTTGCTCCATCACCTCTACTTTTGCCCAAGAATTAAACTGCTCCATAACCGTAAACTCAAGTCAAATTTCGGGGACAGATAAAAAGATTTATGCTACCATGCAAAAATCGTTTTTTGAATTCATGAACGGAACAAAATGGACCAATGATATTTTTAAAACGGAAGAACGGATTGAATGCAGTATGTTGATTAACATTACCGAACGCCCGAGTGTAGATGAGTTTAAAGCAACCATGCAATTGCAAATTCGACGTCCCATTTATAAAACTTCTTATAGCAGTAACTTGCTTAATTACATGGACAATGAATTCACTTTTAAATATGTAGAATTTCAACCTATCGAATTTAATGAGAGCACGTATAGCAGTAATTTAAGTTCTATGTTGGCATTTTATGCTTATATGATTTTGGGTATTGATTACGATAGTTTTTCGCTATCGGGCGGGCAACCCTATTTTGTGAAAGCTCAAGCAATTACTAATAATGCTCAATCCTCGAGCGACAAAGGTTGGAAATCGTTTGAAGACAATAAAAACCGCTATTGGTTTATAGAGAACATGATGAATTCGAATTTTAAGCTTATTCGTCACGCAATGTATAAATATCACCGCACCGGTTTGGATTTGATGAGTTCGAATTTAGAAGATGGGCGCACCAACATTTTAAATTGTATTGAAGATTTAAAAACAACTTATAGTGTGAGCCCTAACTCCTATTTGATGCAGGTATTTTTTAATGCTAAAGCAGATGAGTTGGTAAATATTTTCACCCCCGCTTTTCCCGATCAAAAGGGAAAAATTGTAACCACCCTTAATTTAATTGACCCCGGAAACTCGAGTAAATACGGGAAAATTATGGGAAATTGA
- a CDS encoding NAD-dependent epimerase/dehydratase family protein, whose product MKIRAILTGATGMVGEGVLHECLQHGEVEAVLVIGRKACGVVHPKLKEIIHSDFFDMSAIKNELIGYNACFFCLGVSSVGMKEEAYYKLTYTLTMHVAETVSKLNPEMVFCYISGSATDSSEKGRSMWARVKGKTENDLMKLPFKKAYNFRPGYMHPTPGLKNTLPYYKYISWMYPFFRTVLPNFVSTLSELGLAMIHAASKGYDKQILEVNDIKILAKK is encoded by the coding sequence ATGAAAATTAGAGCAATTCTTACCGGTGCTACCGGAATGGTGGGAGAGGGTGTACTCCACGAATGCCTGCAACACGGTGAGGTGGAGGCAGTTTTGGTAATTGGGCGAAAAGCGTGTGGAGTGGTACATCCCAAACTGAAAGAAATTATTCATTCCGATTTCTTCGATATGTCAGCTATTAAAAATGAACTTATTGGCTACAATGCTTGCTTTTTTTGCTTGGGAGTTTCTTCTGTGGGGATGAAGGAAGAGGCGTATTATAAACTTACCTATACGCTAACAATGCATGTTGCAGAAACAGTATCCAAATTAAATCCTGAAATGGTTTTTTGTTACATCTCGGGATCAGCAACTGATAGCAGCGAAAAAGGCCGCTCTATGTGGGCGCGTGTAAAAGGAAAGACTGAAAATGATTTAATGAAACTACCCTTTAAAAAAGCATATAATTTTCGTCCAGGTTATATGCATCCTACACCAGGATTAAAAAATACCTTACCTTATTACAAATACATTTCGTGGATGTATCCTTTTTTTAGAACAGTTTTACCAAACTTTGTTTCCACCTTGAGTGAACTCGGATTAGCTATGATTCATGCTGCTTCAAAAGGTTATGACAAGCAAATTTTGGAAGTAAATGATATTAAAATTTTAGCGAAAAAATAA
- the xerD gene encoding site-specific tyrosine recombinase XerD — protein MNWKIYIKGYSSYLKLERSLSENSIEAYEHDVEKFVQFLEFKKMELSPKQVELSHLREFLIWTNELGMSARTQARVISGIKSFYKYLLVENILDSDPTTLLEAPRLGRKLPEVLSIEEINALIDGIDLSKNEGTRNKAMLETLYSSGLRVSELVNLKISTVFPREGFLKVIGKGNKERIVPIGKVALKQIDIYLTKVRSKVTPAKEDGDTLFLNNRGKKLTRVMVFTIIKRLAIQINLGKNISPHTFRHSFATHLIDGGADLRAVQDMLGHESITTTEIYTHLDREYLRDAIMQFHPRAKMH, from the coding sequence ATGAACTGGAAAATTTATATCAAAGGTTACTCCTCTTATCTGAAATTGGAACGCTCACTTTCCGAAAATTCGATTGAAGCCTATGAGCACGATGTGGAAAAATTTGTTCAGTTCTTGGAATTTAAAAAAATGGAGTTATCACCCAAACAAGTTGAGCTGAGCCATTTGCGTGAATTTTTGATTTGGACCAATGAATTGGGAATGAGTGCACGCACGCAAGCTAGGGTAATTTCAGGCATAAAATCGTTTTATAAATACTTGTTGGTTGAAAATATTTTGGATTCCGACCCAACCACTTTACTAGAAGCACCCCGATTGGGCAGAAAGCTACCGGAAGTGCTTAGCATTGAAGAAATAAATGCACTCATTGATGGAATTGATTTAAGCAAAAATGAAGGTACACGCAACAAAGCCATGCTCGAAACCCTTTACAGCTCAGGATTGCGGGTAAGTGAATTGGTAAATCTTAAAATTTCGACCGTTTTTCCAAGGGAAGGATTTTTAAAAGTGATTGGAAAAGGAAATAAGGAACGCATTGTTCCCATTGGTAAGGTTGCCTTAAAGCAAATCGATATTTATCTCACGAAAGTGAGAAGCAAAGTAACACCGGCCAAAGAAGACGGAGACACACTGTTTTTAAATAACCGCGGTAAAAAACTCACACGTGTGATGGTTTTTACCATAATTAAACGTCTTGCCATCCAAATTAATTTGGGCAAAAATATAAGTCCGCATACATTCCGCCACTCGTTTGCAACCCATTTAATTGATGGAGGAGCCGATTTGAGGGCGGTGCAAGATATGCTCGGCCATGAAAGTATTACTACTACCGAAATTTATACCCATCTAGACCGAGAATATTTACGCGATGCAATTATGCAATTTCACCCTAGAGCTAAAATGCATTGA
- the recN gene encoding DNA repair protein RecN, with protein MLQHLSIRNYALIESLDIDLSDGLTIITGETGAGKSILLGALSLLIGNRADTGTLRDKTKKCIVEAQFAIEKYALLPFFEKYELDYNKLSTIRREINPAGVSRAFINDTPVNLAQLKEIGLALVDVHSQHQSIALNEAELQISLVDVFAQHKAKLSSYQSDFTAYKKLKQNLALMEEQDAQAKKDLDYYQFQFNELEDAQLKSDELSNMEQESETLTHAESIKKALNSSAYLLNQSDSNALNALAEIKNLLAGISKYNASVSEIAARINSAYIELKDILSELESLEQDIVFNPARLEEIENRLNLIYRLQQKHRVKSIAELTQIQDELSEKILAINNLDELIHKAKLEIERLEKQLTSKAEELSKKRKASSAQMEKQIRSLLSDLGMPNANLAIQINAAAEFNTYGKDKIQFLFSANKGSEMKELSKVASGGELSRLLLSLKSLLAQSAALPTIIFDEIDTGVSGEVANKVGNILEKMANEMQVISITHLPQIASKGKEHLYVYKDEQKDKTVTHIKKLTKQERVHEIAQMLSSSSPTVAAINNAKELLKH; from the coding sequence ATGCTTCAGCATTTATCCATTCGCAATTACGCTTTAATTGAAAGCCTTGACATTGATTTGAGTGACGGCTTAACCATTATTACTGGAGAAACGGGTGCCGGAAAATCAATTTTATTGGGAGCGCTATCTTTACTTATTGGCAACAGAGCCGATACCGGAACCTTGCGCGATAAAACCAAAAAGTGCATTGTAGAAGCACAATTTGCGATTGAAAAATATGCCCTTCTCCCCTTCTTCGAAAAATATGAATTGGATTATAATAAGCTAAGTACTATTCGTCGTGAGATAAATCCTGCAGGCGTTTCCAGAGCTTTTATTAACGATACACCTGTAAATTTAGCGCAATTAAAAGAAATTGGTTTGGCATTGGTAGATGTACATTCTCAGCACCAAAGCATTGCCTTGAATGAAGCGGAACTTCAAATTTCTTTGGTAGATGTATTTGCACAACACAAAGCTAAATTAAGCAGCTATCAGAGTGATTTCACTGCCTATAAAAAGTTAAAGCAAAACTTGGCCTTGATGGAAGAACAAGATGCACAAGCTAAGAAAGATTTGGATTATTATCAATTTCAGTTTAACGAATTGGAAGATGCGCAGCTTAAAAGTGATGAGCTCAGCAACATGGAGCAAGAATCTGAAACTTTGACCCATGCCGAATCCATAAAAAAAGCACTAAACTCATCGGCATACTTGCTTAATCAAAGCGACAGCAATGCCTTGAATGCATTGGCAGAAATAAAAAATTTATTAGCCGGAATCTCAAAATACAATGCCAGTGTTTCAGAAATCGCTGCACGCATCAATAGTGCTTACATTGAGCTAAAAGATATTTTAAGTGAATTAGAAAGCTTAGAACAAGACATTGTATTTAATCCCGCAAGGCTCGAAGAAATTGAAAACCGACTGAATTTAATTTATCGCTTACAACAAAAACACCGCGTAAAAAGCATTGCAGAATTAACGCAAATTCAGGATGAATTGTCGGAAAAGATTTTAGCCATTAATAATCTGGATGAGCTCATTCACAAAGCAAAATTGGAAATTGAAAGATTAGAAAAACAACTTACAAGCAAGGCCGAGGAACTTTCGAAAAAACGCAAGGCTTCTTCAGCACAAATGGAGAAACAAATTCGCTCGCTATTAAGTGATTTGGGAATGCCCAATGCCAATTTAGCTATACAAATTAATGCGGCTGCAGAGTTTAACACTTATGGGAAAGATAAAATTCAATTTCTATTCTCGGCCAATAAAGGCAGCGAAATGAAAGAGTTGAGTAAGGTTGCCTCCGGAGGTGAATTATCGCGCTTGCTGCTCAGTTTAAAATCCTTATTGGCCCAATCGGCAGCTTTGCCCACCATTATTTTTGATGAAATTGATACAGGTGTATCGGGTGAAGTAGCCAACAAAGTCGGAAACATTCTTGAAAAAATGGCCAATGAAATGCAAGTGATTAGCATCACCCATCTTCCGCAAATCGCCAGTAAAGGCAAGGAGCATTTGTATGTTTATAAAGACGAGCAGAAGGATAAAACGGTTACTCACATTAAAAAATTAACTAAGCAAGAGCGTGTTCATGAAATTGCGCAAATGCTTAGCAGTAGCTCCCCTACTGTTGCTGCAATTAATAATGCTAAGGAGTTGTTGAAGCATTAG
- a CDS encoding SDR family oxidoreductase, which produces MNYNLLKGKRGIISGALDSNSIAWKVAERAHAEGAIFTLTNAPVAMRMGEIKKLAEDCKAEVIGADATSIPDLENLFSKSQEVLGGKIDFVLHSIGMSPNLRKSLPYTDLNYDFYAKSLDVSAMSLHKMMTVAKKQDALNEWASVVALSYIAAQRTYSFYGDMADAKAMLESVARSFGYHYGKAKKVRINTVSQSPTKTTAGGGIKGFDNFYQFADKLSPLGNASAEACADYCITLFSDLTRMVTMQNLFHDGGYSTTGISEELMAMFEKE; this is translated from the coding sequence ATGAACTACAATTTGCTAAAAGGAAAAAGAGGAATTATTTCAGGAGCCTTGGATAGTAATTCCATTGCTTGGAAAGTAGCTGAACGTGCGCATGCCGAAGGTGCTATTTTTACGCTTACCAATGCTCCGGTGGCGATGCGAATGGGTGAAATAAAAAAGTTGGCGGAAGATTGCAAGGCCGAAGTTATAGGAGCAGATGCTACCTCCATCCCCGATTTAGAAAATCTATTTAGTAAATCGCAAGAAGTATTGGGTGGTAAAATTGATTTTGTTTTACACTCAATCGGCATGAGCCCCAACTTGCGTAAAAGCTTGCCTTATACCGATTTGAATTACGATTTTTATGCAAAGAGCTTGGATGTTTCAGCCATGAGTTTGCATAAAATGATGACTGTTGCTAAAAAACAAGATGCCTTAAACGAATGGGCTTCTGTGGTGGCATTAAGCTATATCGCAGCACAGCGCACTTATTCTTTCTATGGTGATATGGCGGATGCAAAAGCGATGCTGGAATCGGTTGCCCGCAGCTTTGGGTATCATTATGGAAAAGCAAAAAAAGTTCGCATCAATACTGTTTCTCAATCCCCGACTAAAACTACGGCTGGTGGCGGTATTAAAGGCTTTGATAATTTTTATCAGTTTGCCGATAAACTTTCACCTTTAGGAAATGCAAGCGCTGAAGCTTGCGCAGATTATTGCATTACCTTGTTTTCGGATTTAACACGAATGGTAACCATGCAAAATTTGTTTCACGATGGCGGGTATTCTACTACAGGAATCAGTGAGGAGTTGATGGCAATGTTTGAAAAAGAGTAA